In Nematostella vectensis chromosome 11, jaNemVect1.1, whole genome shotgun sequence, a genomic segment contains:
- the LOC5508104 gene encoding solute carrier organic anion transporter family member 4C1, which translates to MASMEIRPAKEELCKEFEDPNSNGRIVETDQEIPHEFTCGLLSWRARFLQRFAAPKWFLVFQCWLVLAQGLIVSGMTGVVISSLEKRFYLKTSEVGAITACYDIAAALMAIVVSYYGHHHKPKWLGSGALILGIGCFLFALPHLLVGDYEPGTSVSDFCDRSPNPSALSSVKCQSSIWYHILVFVIAEFFIGFGATPVYILGTAFIDENVRHATSGLFLGIMYAVAAFGPAVGYLLGGQFLNIYVDIEQPSGVDLKPEDSNWIGAWWLGYVFGGTLALLCSFPLLMFPYELPGTREIRAEKQALSDTVEDPNTPHTLKQLLPALRNLLTNPTFVFLSLAAAFEGLAVGGFSTFLPKFMEAQFRMTASDASFYAGIITVPGGVLGMLVGGLLVKKMNWTCGKTIKACIFIATVAFLFTSILLFGCQNREFMGITRPYMNSTKLGGSMDAPCNLGCRCRAEVYAPLCTEDDQMTYYSACFAGCEIINRAPGNVYTNCSCFLATGSRAIKGSGCKPDCSNIYPFMVGLALLMFTTFLNNIPATTATLRCIPESQGSFGLGIQQLIVRILAFIPAPIVFGAAIDVTCRMPQKDACDPAAERNCLEYDTDKFRYVMLALGGTFKLLSAISFFLAWKYYKLPPKDNKALDNVVENSIATELENTDGSLLPGDGSHLVPATTILEVQANGTVNTHSQNEDTEL; encoded by the exons ATGGCTTCCATGGAGATACGACCAGCCAAAGAAGAACTTTGTAAAGAATTTGAAGATCCAAATTCAAACGGTCGTATTGTGGAAACTGATCAAGAAATTCCACATGAGTTTACATGCGGACTTTTGTCTTGGCGTGCTCGATTTTTACAACGCTTCGCAGCGCCGAAGTGGTTTCTAGTATTCCAATGTTGGCTTGTTCTAGCCCAGGGGTTGATAGTATCTGGAATGACCGGAGTTGTTATATCTTCACTAGAGAAACGTTTCTACCTGAAGACAAGTGAAGTAGGAGCGATCACAGCTTGTTACGATATAGCGGCTGCTCTGATGGCAATAGTTGTTAGTTACTATGGGCATCATCACAAACCAAAGTGGCTTGGAAGTGGGGCTTTAATACTTGGAATCGGTTGCTTCCTGTTTGCGCTCCCTCATCTATTAGTTGGTGATTACGAGCCTGGTACAAGTGTTAGCGATTTTTGCGATCGTTCGCCTAATCCTTCGGCTTTATCATCTGTCAAATGCCAAAGCTCTATTTGGTATCACATTCTAGTCTTCGTGATTGCCGAATTCTTTATCGGTTTCGGGGCAACCCCGGTTTACATTCTTGGAACAGCGTTTATTGATGAAAATGTACGACATGCTACAAGTGGATTGTTTTTGGGGATTATGTATGCGGTTGCAGCTTTTGGACCTGCAGTGGGATATCTGCTTGGAGGACAATTCTTGAATATTTACGTTGACATAGAACAG CCTTCTGGTGTTGACCTCAAACCCGAGGACTCTAATTGGATTGGTGCATGGTGGCTAGGATATGTCTTTGGTGGAACCCTGGCTTTACTGTGTAGTTTCCCTCTACTCATGTTTCCATACGAACTGCCAGGCACCAGGGAAATCCGTGCCGAGAAACAAGCACTCAGTGACACAGTTGAAGACCCCAACACACCGCACACTCTCAAGCAACTCCTACCAGCACTGCGAAATCTCCTGACAAATCCAACATTTGTCTTCCTTTCTCTAGCTGCAGCATTTGAAGGCTTAGCAGTTGGTGGATTTTCAACGTTTTTGCCAAAGTTTATGGAGGCTCAGTTCCGTATGACGGCTAGTGATGCTAGTTTCTATGCTGGTATTATCACAGTTCCTGGAGGAGTGCTTGGAATGTTAGTTGGTGGCCTTCTTGTCAAGAAAATGAATTGGACTTgtggaaaaactatcaaagcatGTATTTTTATAGCAACTGTAGCATTTCTATTTACATCTATATTGCTGTTTGGATGTCAAAATAGAGAATTTATGGGGATAACGCGACCATATATGAACAG CACCAAGCTTGGTGGTAGCATGGATGCCCCGTGCAATCTTGGTTGTCGGTGTAGAGCGGAGGTTTATGCGCCACTGTGCACAGAGGATGATCAGATGACTTATTATTCAGCATGTTTTGCTGGTTGTGAGATTATCAACAGGGCACCTGGGAAT GTATACACCAACTGTAGCTGCTTCCTAGCAACAGGGAGCCGAGCCATTAAGGGGAGTGGCTGCAAACCAGACTGTTCCAATATCTACCCATTCATGGTTGGTCTGGCCTTACTTATGTTTACAACATTCCTCAATAACATTCCAGCTACCACAGCAACTCTGAG ATGTATTCCAGAGAGTCAGGGATCCTTTGGCCTTGGAATTCAGCAGCTGATAGTCCGAATACTCGCATTCATCCCTGCACCTATTGTTTTTGGCGCTGCAATTGATGTAACCTGTAGAATGCCGCAGAAGGATGCCTGTGATCCAGCAGCTGAAAGGAACTGCTTGGAGTATGACACAGATAAGTTCAG GTACGTGATGTTGGCACTAGGTGGCACCTTCAAACTCTTGTCTgcaatttcttttttcctcGCCTGGAAATACTACAAGCTCCCACCCAAGGACAACAAAGCTTTGGATAATGTTGTGGAGAATTCCATTGCAACAGAGTTGGAAAACACTGACGGCAGTTTATTACCAGGTGACGGCTCCCATCTTGTGCCAGCAACTACTATTTTAGAAGTGCAGGCCAATGGCACGGTTAATACGCACAGTCAAAATGAGGATACTGAACTTTAA